The region CGAACCCGGAAGTTAAGCCTCTCAGCGTCGATGGTACTGCAAGGGTGACCTTGTGGGAGAGTAGAACGTCGCCGGACTTCTTTTATAAAAAGGGGCGCTTTAACGAGCGCCCCTTTTTTATTTCCCGTGAAGTAATCTTGGCAATGAAGACATTTACTATTAAATAAATTAATCAAAAATTAAAAAGAGGAGTTCTAAATGGAAGAGCGTAGAAACTCACGTCCACCATCTGATCGTCCCTCTAATCCACGTTCTGCTTCTGGTCGTCCATCATCTTCCCACCCATCAAGTGGCGATAGAAAACCATCTGGACCTAATTCCCAACGTCGCCGTGAGGATTTACCGGCACGTGGTGGATCGACATCGCGTCCAGGTGCTCCACGTCAAACACGCGACGGCTCTGACCCGCGCGGTACGCGACCTGCACCAATGGATCGAGATCAATCCAGATTGCGTCCGCGAATTTTCGAACCCGATATCCCTGAAGAAATTACAGGGGAAGAGCTCGATAAATCTCTGCGTGCTGAACTTCTATCTCTCTCGGCCGAGAATGCAAAAGTTGTTGCGCGACATTTAGAGTGCTTAGCGCTCTACGCCGATAGTGATCCACTTCTTGCACACAAACATGGAGTCGCCGCCGCCCATCATGCCGGACGTTTAGCAGTTGTTCGTGAATCTGCGGGTTATGCCGCATATCGTGCAGGTTTTTACGAGATTGCTTTAAAAGAATTACGTGCTGCAAATCGAATCTCAGGAGACGTAACAATGTGGCCAGTAATGGCCGACTGCGAACGCGGATTAGGGAATCCACTTAGAGCACTTGCACTCGCTGGATCTCCTGAAGTAAAACGTTTAGCGAAGGCAGAAGAAATCGAAATGCGAATCGTTGCTGCTGGTGCCCGCCGTGATTTGGGCGAACTCGATGCAGCAGTTGTGACATTGACGTGCAAAGAACTTTCGAACGAGAGTGAAGACTGGGCAATCCGACTTCGTTACGCTTATGCCGATGCTCTCCATGTCGCTGGTCGTACAAAAGAGGCACGCGAATGGTTTGCAAAGTGTTCCCAATTAGATGTTGATCAGACTACTGATGCGGTCGGACGCACGATAGCCTCCTAATCAATCATTTGCGCGAAAGTTTTTAGAATCTCTAATTGCAGAGGTAGAAATTATTTCTTAGCTTAATCGGTAATCTCAATTTTGAGAAAATGGTTGACCCATGGCTTGTCAAGTTTCAGTGTATGAATCATCCAAATATTAGATATGGGGAACGGAAATTTTGATGTCTGATCCCCGATAAAACAATTGAAAAAATCTTGGTGGAATTCTGTATATGTTTTGGAAGGCAAATTTGCAGGTTTATCGCCTACGTTAACCATGAAAGCCGAAACGAAATCAAAACTATTCCTTGAATAGAAAAGAAAGAAACTGTCCGAAGTGCGCTTCAACATTTTGTCTCTTTGCTTGCGAGCGTGGTCGTCTATTCGGTTAGATTTCAACGTTCTCTTTGCTTGGAACAGGTAAAATTTCTGAACCAAGGTTGTACCGATACTTATGTCTAGGAAGATAGCCCCATCTGCCCCCGTTAATGTTTCTTGCGAACCGCGCCCACTGGAGGAAAAATGATTTGCCTGAATGTTTAGACCTGACTCCGTCTTAGGTTGGTTTGAAGCGAAATTATTTATGTGACTTTGAGCGGCCGATAGTAATCGCCCGGTTATGGTGTTTTCTTCGCTAACCGATCCTCTTACGATATCGTTCAACACTTCTTTCTCAATACGCTCAAAAACATCTGCAAAAAAATCTCCAAGTCGCTTGTTAGCGTCCACTGTAACTCCTTCTAGCGACGACTTGCCGCAGTTTAGGCGAATCAATAGAAAAGCGCCTTTTAGTTATTTTCTTGAAAATCGACAAACTCTATTAGCAAAACGCTACTGCAAAACTGAAATAAGTCACATACCGGTGAATGCGTGTCGCTCGATCACAAAATACTCAGCTTTAGACAGTCCACGAGAACGTCGAGTTCTCCGAAAATACGAAAGGGTTAGTTCAAAACACTTTGGAGTACTTCGTTTGTTCCAAAATTCGATACCTTATGCGAGGATTCCTCCATGTATCTGGCTGAATTGAAACTCGTTAATTTTAGATCCTGCTTAGACACGGTGGTTGAGTTTACTGGTGATCTAACTGTTCTTGTTGGCGAAAACGGTTCGGGAAAATCTAATGTCATCGATGCAATTAGACTTTCGACTTTATCCACCTCAGAACGCCCTTCTATTTGGTTCGACCAAGATCGAGATCGAACCTACAACTTGCCGGCTGAGTCAATCGTCAAGATTTCAAATACTTATCACGGTTTGACGGATATGGAAAAGGCCGTATTTATGCCACAACTCGTAGATGGTCACGGTAACCTTGTTTATAATTTGACTTTCAAAACTTCAGGTATGCACTCCCGTTCATCTCGAGCACATTTCACGGTTGGCGAGAACGAACTTCCCGATGCAGAACCCGAGAGTCGCGAGCTTGTTGCACACGTCTATTTACCACCGCTTCGTGATGCCGTCAGAGAGCTTGGTTCAAGTGATGGAATTCGACTTGCGGAAATCCTCCGTGTTCTTTCCGACAACAATACTGAACAGTTTGAATCAGACGCAAACGATATAGTTAAGAGAGTAGCGGAGCTTTCTTTGTCGTTAAAAGTTAAAGAAGCAACGCAGAATGAATTCCAGAAACTAACACACCCTGCTCGAGGCCACGAAATACATGTTGGAAGCCGAACCCAGGAACTAAGAAGATTAGCTGGACTACTTCGAGTCACATTGTCAGAGAATGGAATTCAACAATCTGAACTTGGAGCGAGCGGTCTTGGTCTTGCCAATCTGCTATTTATCTCCATGGTTGTACTGCAACTAGAGAAAGCTCGTAAATATGATTTGACACTCCTCCTAGTCGAAGAACCGGAAGCGCACCTTCATCCTCAATTGCAATCGGTACTCCTCGCGTATTTGCGCGATAGAGCAAGAGAGAGTCAGAAATCAACACGAACAACACATGAACCATCGGGTCGTATTCAAGTAATTGTATCAACACACTCTCCAAACCTTGCGAGTTCAGTGTCTACGCAAAATATTGTGGCCGTTTCTCGTCAGCACTCGAACAACACGGACATATGGTGGACAAAAACTCGCGCACTGAGCAGGGCCGGGCTTAATGATGTAGAGCAAAGGAAGATTGATCGCTATCTCAATGTTACGCGAGCATCTCTTGTCTTTGCTCGTCAAGTGTTTTTAGTAGAAGGAATCTCCGACTCTATAACATTGTTGTCTCTTGCCAAACATGTGGTACTTAATACTGACAAGAACGCAGTCCAGCAAATTGAGAGTACATCAATCATTGCAATTGATGGCGTTGACTTCAAGCCATACTTAAAATTACTTCTTGGTGGTGAATTTTGTCTCGTAGATAAAGTCGTTGTGATCACAGATGGAGATAAGAATGGCAATTCTGTGCCAGGTCAAGATCGTAAAACCGAATATGAGAATCTTTATGTCGAAGCTGTGGATGCCGGAATTCTCAATGTATTTGTCGGCGAATACACACTTGAGGCTGATCTATTCGGTTTAGAGAGTAATGATTCTCTTCTTCGGGCTGCGTATTTGGAAATCCACCCCAGGTCGGCGACCAAGTGGCAAGAAGTAATCGATGCAACTGGAGGAAATAGTGAGTTTCGAGCTCGTTGTTTTCGTGATGCTATGAGAAATGATCAACTTGATATAAGCAAGGGCGACTTCTCACAACTCGTGGCTAGCGCTCTAGAAGCGCAGCCGAATGGAATTTTTGAAGTGCCTCGGTACCTCGACCAGGCGATTAAGGCAGTCCTAATAGAGAGATGAAATCACCGACTTATGGAAATCACTCTTCTACTGGATGGCGGAGTTGATGACGAATGATTCTGATCTAACACCTGAACAAAGAGCAGCGTTAGATCCAAATATCCGTTTAATTGAAGCTTGTCCTGGAGCCGGCAAAACACGAACAATTATCCAACGTTTCAAGGATCACGCTGTTGAATCGAATCGCGCTGTAGCTCTTCTTTCATTCACAAATGCGGCTGTCGATGAGGCGAGAAGTCGATGCAGAGATCGAGTCGACCTGCTTCGTTCTCCACACTTTATCGGTACTTTCGACACTTTTCTCCATCGATACATTGTCACGCCTTCTGTAGGAAGCGCCTTAGGGAAGTCCCCTACGTATTATCAATCTTGGGATGAATTACCCGCTACCATGAATCAAGTCTCGATTAATCGATCTTGGAAATCAATTTCTCTCTCCAATTTTTCTCACGAAAGCGGAGGCACTATAAGCCTTCTAGTAGAAGGCTTGAAAAGAGAAGAAAGACAATTATTTGAATCTTTGGAGAATGACCGGCAACTTCAAACTCTAATCCAGTCGGGAACGGATAAGATTAGAGCCTTCAATGCAAGCGGAATTTACGACAGTGATTCAGCAAGATGGAAGGCTCTTGTGATTCTACGGAGCGAGCGCGGGAACGCCGTTTTGACAAGTTTAGTGAAACGCTTCTCACACATAATCGTTGATGAGTTTCAAGATTGCGCAACGCTTGAACATGAATTTCTTGAAATTCTAACCAATGCTGGAATTCGAATTACAGTTGTCGCAGATCCCGATCAATCCATCTTCGCATTTCGTCAAGTTGAATCCGAAGCGTACGCGAATTATCGAGCTACGATTGCTAATATAGACGTCGTCACATTGACAACGAACTTCAGATCTTCTCCAGTGATATGTGAATTTGTTCAAAACCTAAGATTCGAGCCAGCAACTGTGATGATTTCGGGACAAATCGATAGAATAGGAAATTGCTCATCGATCTACTTGCTTGGAGGAACAGACGAAGAGATTAGATCTAGGTTTCTTTCATTAGCCGATTCTTGGGGAGTACCGTTTGATCAACGTATTTCTTTAGCTCATAGG is a window of Candidatus Planktophila sp. DNA encoding:
- a CDS encoding AAA family ATPase, whose amino-acid sequence is MYLAELKLVNFRSCLDTVVEFTGDLTVLVGENGSGKSNVIDAIRLSTLSTSERPSIWFDQDRDRTYNLPAESIVKISNTYHGLTDMEKAVFMPQLVDGHGNLVYNLTFKTSGMHSRSSRAHFTVGENELPDAEPESRELVAHVYLPPLRDAVRELGSSDGIRLAEILRVLSDNNTEQFESDANDIVKRVAELSLSLKVKEATQNEFQKLTHPARGHEIHVGSRTQELRRLAGLLRVTLSENGIQQSELGASGLGLANLLFISMVVLQLEKARKYDLTLLLVEEPEAHLHPQLQSVLLAYLRDRARESQKSTRTTHEPSGRIQVIVSTHSPNLASSVSTQNIVAVSRQHSNNTDIWWTKTRALSRAGLNDVEQRKIDRYLNVTRASLVFARQVFLVEGISDSITLLSLAKHVVLNTDKNAVQQIESTSIIAIDGVDFKPYLKLLLGGEFCLVDKVVVITDGDKNGNSVPGQDRKTEYENLYVEAVDAGILNVFVGEYTLEADLFGLESNDSLLRAAYLEIHPRSATKWQEVIDATGGNSEFRARCFRDAMRNDQLDISKGDFSQLVASALEAQPNGIFEVPRYLDQAIKAVLIER
- a CDS encoding ATP-dependent helicase; the protein is MTNDSDLTPEQRAALDPNIRLIEACPGAGKTRTIIQRFKDHAVESNRAVALLSFTNAAVDEARSRCRDRVDLLRSPHFIGTFDTFLHRYIVTPSVGSALGKSPTYYQSWDELPATMNQVSINRSWKSISLSNFSHESGGTISLLVEGLKREERQLFESLENDRQLQTLIQSGTDKIRAFNASGIYDSDSARWKALVILRSERGNAVLTSLVKRFSHIIVDEFQDCATLEHEFLEILTNAGIRITVVADPDQSIFAFRQVESEAYANYRATIANIDVVTLTTNFRSSPVICEFVQNLRFEPATVMISGQIDRIGNCSSIYLLGGTDEEIRSRFLSLADSWGVPFDQRISLAHRRSDASSLGGGGKSPPRGDGNMLEMLKSLSILITSGSAVIRREALVKIERLVTQQFEWTSEQNAFSTKQKLELLGKNELWVRLMVADILSDIINWNSPDSVGVSIRRILEEFFRDLPIPIRGALGRRFAKPNAELWRYWCGRNADRDVTAKLAWSTIHASKGQEFDAVLLKIPASVVMVSWLAGVASEERRVFYVGASRARKLLVLAVSANRFQEVKGQLESLSLPIVCESL